The proteins below are encoded in one region of Macrococcus armenti:
- the isaB gene encoding immunodominant staphylococcal antigen IsaB family protein, with protein MKRLRNLFIVLIAVLATVSISTPASAAEYYYKYNGHSGYNYQFVKSKSFINAVKKGKVTVNGKTVVKIVPIESVEKSSEPMMEYGFGNKKVKSKYIKRKYDTVFFLNDHLKTYAIVMPVKKGKITKKQFIKIYGKNYAEMQVVDNEYSVYYKFKNHYFEGIFNKKNQLIGVSMSSHISGQFGKEFEQMIFGK; from the coding sequence ATGAAACGTTTAAGAAATTTATTCATTGTTCTGATTGCTGTACTTGCTACTGTAAGTATTTCGACCCCGGCAAGTGCTGCAGAATACTATTATAAGTATAACGGACATAGTGGTTATAATTATCAATTTGTAAAGTCTAAGTCATTTATTAATGCGGTGAAAAAGGGTAAAGTCACTGTTAATGGAAAGACAGTTGTCAAAATAGTACCAATTGAGTCTGTCGAAAAATCATCAGAGCCAATGATGGAATATGGTTTTGGGAATAAGAAGGTTAAGTCAAAATACATTAAAAGAAAGTATGACACAGTCTTTTTTCTGAATGATCACCTAAAAACATACGCCATTGTTATGCCTGTTAAAAAAGGTAAGATTACGAAAAAACAATTTATTAAAATATACGGTAAAAACTATGCAGAAATGCAAGTTGTTGATAATGAGTATAGTGTATATTACAAATTTAAAAATCATTATTTTGAAGGTATATTTAATAAAAAGAATCAACTGATTGGTGTTTCGATGAGTTCACATATTAGCGGACAATTCGGAAAAGAATTCGAACAGATGATTTTTGGTAAATAA